A DNA window from Micromonospora inyonensis contains the following coding sequences:
- a CDS encoding PhoH family protein, with amino-acid sequence MTGTPPPGPPRAQTRITVPNPKIMVNLLGAGDEILRLVERSVDSDVHVRGNEITITGAPADNALAERLFGELLELIEKGETLTTDAVRRTVGMLEQGGAERPAEVLTLNILSRRGRTIRPKTLGQKRYVDAIDAHTIVFGIGPAGTGKTYLAMAKAVQALQAKQVNRIILTRPAVEAGERLGFLPGTLNEKIDPYLRPLYDALHDMLDPESIPKLMAAGTIEVAPLAYMRGRTLNDAFIILDEAQNTTPEQMKMFLTRLGFGSKIVVTGDITQVDLPGGTSSGLRVVREILTDVEDVHFAQLSSSDVVRHRLVGEIVDAYARWDAERENQQAQSVHAVPGRTAQGGGRAGRRR; translated from the coding sequence ATGACCGGCACCCCACCTCCGGGCCCGCCCCGGGCGCAGACCAGGATCACCGTCCCCAATCCCAAGATCATGGTCAACCTCCTCGGCGCGGGCGACGAGATCCTGCGGCTCGTCGAGCGTTCGGTCGACAGCGACGTGCACGTGCGCGGCAACGAGATCACCATCACCGGTGCGCCCGCGGACAACGCCCTCGCCGAGCGCCTCTTCGGTGAGCTGCTCGAACTGATCGAGAAAGGCGAGACACTGACCACCGACGCCGTGCGGCGTACCGTCGGCATGCTCGAGCAGGGCGGCGCGGAGCGGCCCGCCGAGGTTCTGACCCTGAACATCCTCTCCCGGCGCGGGCGCACCATCCGCCCGAAGACGCTCGGGCAGAAGCGCTACGTCGACGCGATCGACGCGCACACCATCGTCTTCGGCATCGGCCCCGCCGGTACCGGCAAGACCTACCTGGCGATGGCGAAGGCCGTGCAGGCGTTGCAGGCCAAGCAGGTCAACCGGATCATCCTCACCCGACCGGCGGTCGAGGCGGGGGAGCGGCTGGGCTTCCTGCCCGGCACCCTCAACGAGAAGATCGACCCGTACCTGCGCCCGCTCTACGACGCGCTGCACGACATGCTCGACCCGGAGTCCATCCCCAAGCTGATGGCAGCCGGCACGATCGAGGTCGCGCCGCTGGCCTACATGCGCGGCCGGACGCTGAACGACGCCTTCATCATCCTCGATGAGGCGCAGAACACCACGCCCGAGCAGATGAAGATGTTCCTGACCCGCCTCGGTTTCGGCTCCAAGATCGTGGTCACCGGCGACATCACCCAGGTCGACCTGCCCGGCGGGACGAGCAGCGGACTGCGCGTCGTCCGGGAGATCCTCACCGACGTCGAGGACGTGCACTTCGCCCAGCTCTCCAGCTCGGACGTGGTCCGTCACCGGTTGGTCGGGGAGATCGTCGACGCGTACGCCCGCTGGGACGCCG